One part of the Candidatus Saccharimonadales bacterium genome encodes these proteins:
- the tpiA gene encoding triose-phosphate isomerase: protein MRKKLIVANWKMKFTVGESSLFLNKLQEKVVANRNVEVVICPNVLTLQSLSLQIDRRKFKLGAQNCYYKDEGAFTGEVSASMLRGIANYIIIGHSERRHIFCETDKLITQKVQAVLRSGLKPILCVGETKNERIAGETAHTLHAQVTAGLANVTSEEIKDVVIAYEPVWAIGTGDFAKSEDAMTAAKYIRRQVEGLFGKKAAEEIQILYGGSVDTDNAGSYLAAEDVDGLLVGGASLKADAFATIIGKANEIATA, encoded by the coding sequence ATGCGCAAGAAACTTATAGTAGCAAACTGGAAAATGAAATTTACAGTTGGGGAATCCAGCCTATTTTTGAATAAGCTCCAAGAAAAAGTCGTGGCTAACCGTAATGTCGAAGTTGTGATTTGTCCTAATGTTTTAACTTTGCAATCGCTTTCATTACAGATAGATCGACGCAAATTTAAACTTGGGGCGCAGAATTGCTACTACAAGGACGAGGGTGCATTTACTGGTGAAGTTTCTGCCAGTATGCTACGCGGGATTGCAAACTATATAATTATTGGTCATTCCGAACGTCGACATATTTTTTGTGAGACCGACAAACTTATTACACAAAAAGTCCAGGCAGTTTTGCGTAGCGGCCTAAAGCCGATTTTATGCGTTGGCGAAACTAAAAACGAGCGAATCGCAGGCGAAACAGCCCACACCTTACACGCTCAGGTCACGGCGGGTTTGGCAAACGTTACGTCCGAAGAAATCAAAGATGTGGTAATTGCATATGAACCAGTTTGGGCGATTGGAACCGGTGATTTTGCCAAATCCGAAGACGCCATGACCGCGGCAAAATATATCAGGCGACAAGTCGAAGGATTGTTTGGTAAAAAAGCGGCCGAAGAAATTCAGATTTTATACGGGGGTAGCGTAGATACAGATAACGCTGGATCGTACTTGGCGGCCGAAGATGTAGACGGTTTACTGGTGGGCGGAGCGAGCTTAAAGGCTGATGCTTTTGCTACAATAATAGGTAAAGCAAACGAAATAGCAACGGCATAA
- a CDS encoding ATP-binding protein — protein MNKLIIVNGAPGSGKTTLSRNLSAQTKIMLISKDDIKEFLFDRLGIDDVEWSKLLGSLSADFLIELARGILKSGRSLIIENAFNPDFAGKQIKKIVEDFPDVEIIEIYCKVPYELSRQRFIERVKTGERHPGHRDFDRIDDYSRSAQHIPIGLDKLITINTSDDATIKLDELVKKLK, from the coding sequence ATGAACAAACTAATTATTGTCAACGGTGCCCCAGGATCTGGTAAAACGACGTTATCGCGAAACTTGTCTGCACAAACAAAGATTATGCTAATTTCAAAGGATGACATAAAAGAGTTTTTATTTGACAGACTTGGGATTGATGATGTGGAGTGGTCAAAATTGCTTGGTTCTTTGTCGGCTGATTTTTTAATCGAACTTGCCAGAGGGATTTTAAAAAGCGGACGTTCTTTAATTATTGAAAACGCTTTTAACCCAGACTTTGCCGGTAAACAGATTAAAAAAATTGTCGAAGACTTCCCAGATGTAGAAATTATCGAGATTTATTGCAAGGTACCATACGAGCTTTCGAGACAGCGGTTTATTGAGCGAGTCAAGACTGGCGAGCGGCATCCTGGCCACCGAGATTTTGACCGTATCGACGATTACTCACGTTCCGCCCAGCACATCCCGATCGGTTTAGATAAATTGATCACGATCAATACATCTGACGACGCTACTATCAAACTTGATGAACTAGTTAAAAAATTAAAATAA
- a CDS encoding UvrD-helicase domain-containing protein, translating into MSEAELLLKDLNPEQRKAAETTEGPVLILAGAGSGKTKTLTHRIAYLIASGKAKPSQILAVTFTNKAAKEMRERLAHLLGANGNDRAFMPFMGTFHSICVRLLRFDGEHIQIPKNYVIFDEGDRQSAVKQALKKLGVSEKQYSSNSVAGLISSAKNELLNPADYAAQARLPLQKVAADAYAIYERVKKEASALDFDDLIGETVKLLKTVPEVKDKWRKQFKYVLIDEYQDTNAAQYNLVKMLVNDQQNLCVVGDDWQSIYSWRGADFKNILNFEHDYPKSLVVKLEENYRSTKSILDAAHNVITKNTQRSNKALWTKAGEGSPVSIQYVSNEHYEGEVVVSKIKSAVAMRARRFKDFAVLYRTNAQSRSIEESFIRYGIPYRIVGGVRFYDRKEIKDIIAFMRLIYQPADRASFLRIVNVPSRGLGNISVQRFLDWKSARLVDDRTNIISALEACETALGITAKAKKSFADLGEMLARLKEASETMSLPDFIEKIIQRVDYMNYLDDGTPQAEDRQENVKELISVAREYADLGLAGFLEEVALISDLDVIQADQDAVLLMTMHAAKGLEFPCVFMVGMEESIFPSARSLYDQDDLEEERRLCYVGMTRAREELVLTCASSRMIYGSTQHNPPSRFLADIDGKAETHQATAFGFNGPTDYGNEPRYVPDDLDLAVGDKVKHRVFGQGIITEIDGSNVAVSFAGRGMKRLNVEFAPLEKL; encoded by the coding sequence GTGAGCGAAGCCGAACTACTCTTAAAAGACCTGAATCCAGAACAACGAAAAGCTGCTGAGACAACCGAGGGGCCAGTACTTATTTTAGCCGGCGCAGGATCTGGCAAAACTAAAACCTTAACACACAGAATCGCTTATTTAATTGCCAGCGGTAAGGCTAAGCCAAGCCAGATTTTAGCCGTAACTTTTACCAACAAAGCCGCTAAAGAAATGCGCGAACGATTGGCGCACTTACTTGGCGCCAACGGAAATGATCGTGCGTTCATGCCATTTATGGGGACGTTTCACAGTATTTGTGTACGACTTTTACGTTTTGACGGCGAACATATTCAGATTCCAAAAAATTACGTAATTTTTGATGAGGGTGACCGTCAGAGCGCAGTAAAGCAAGCACTTAAAAAGCTTGGGGTAAGCGAAAAACAATACAGCTCAAATTCGGTCGCCGGTTTAATCAGTAGTGCCAAGAACGAACTTTTAAATCCGGCCGATTACGCAGCCCAAGCCCGTTTACCTCTACAAAAGGTTGCCGCTGACGCTTACGCGATTTATGAGCGAGTGAAAAAAGAAGCCTCTGCACTGGACTTTGATGATCTAATAGGTGAAACTGTAAAACTTTTAAAAACAGTGCCAGAGGTAAAAGATAAGTGGCGAAAACAATTCAAGTATGTTTTGATCGACGAGTATCAAGATACAAACGCAGCGCAGTACAACTTGGTAAAAATGTTAGTAAACGATCAACAAAACCTCTGTGTAGTGGGCGATGACTGGCAAAGTATTTATAGCTGGCGCGGCGCTGATTTTAAAAATATTTTAAATTTTGAACATGACTACCCTAAGAGTTTAGTCGTAAAACTCGAAGAAAACTATCGCAGCACCAAAAGTATTTTGGACGCGGCGCATAACGTAATTACAAAAAATACTCAACGCTCAAATAAGGCGTTATGGACAAAGGCAGGCGAGGGCAGCCCTGTTAGTATTCAGTATGTAAGCAACGAGCATTATGAAGGCGAGGTTGTTGTCAGTAAGATTAAAAGTGCTGTTGCTATGCGTGCCAGGCGCTTTAAAGATTTTGCAGTTTTATACCGAACCAATGCGCAATCACGCAGCATAGAAGAAAGTTTTATACGTTACGGAATCCCATATAGGATTGTGGGTGGTGTGCGATTCTATGACCGCAAAGAAATAAAAGACATAATCGCGTTTATGCGATTAATTTACCAGCCAGCTGACCGCGCTAGTTTTTTGAGAATTGTAAACGTGCCTTCGCGCGGATTAGGCAATATTTCGGTTCAACGATTTTTAGATTGGAAATCTGCCCGACTTGTTGACGACAGAACCAACATAATCAGTGCGCTTGAAGCCTGCGAAACGGCGCTTGGGATAACTGCTAAAGCTAAAAAATCGTTTGCTGATTTGGGCGAAATGCTGGCCCGATTAAAAGAAGCATCCGAAACTATGAGCTTGCCTGATTTTATTGAAAAGATTATTCAACGTGTCGACTATATGAACTACCTCGACGACGGCACGCCTCAGGCGGAAGATCGCCAAGAAAACGTTAAAGAGTTAATCTCGGTAGCTCGCGAGTATGCAGATTTGGGATTGGCTGGGTTTTTAGAAGAAGTTGCCTTAATTAGTGACCTTGATGTGATTCAGGCCGACCAGGATGCGGTTTTGCTCATGACTATGCATGCTGCAAAAGGATTGGAATTTCCGTGCGTGTTTATGGTGGGCATGGAAGAAAGCATTTTCCCAAGCGCTCGGTCGCTTTATGACCAGGATGACCTGGAGGAAGAGCGCAGGCTTTGCTATGTAGGAATGACTCGGGCGCGAGAGGAACTTGTTTTGACCTGCGCAAGTAGCCGCATGATCTATGGATCGACTCAGCATAATCCACCGTCACGCTTTTTGGCCGACATTGACGGCAAGGCTGAAACGCATCAAGCAACAGCCTTCGGGTTTAATGGTCCGACCGATTATGGTAATGAGCCTCGGTATGTGCCTGACGATCTAGATTTGGCGGTTGGTGATAAAGTTAAGCACCGCGTTTTTGGTCAGGGGATAATAACCGAGATTGACGGTTCTAATGTGGCGGTTAGCTTTGCCGGTCGCGGTATGAAACGTTTAAATGTTGAGTTCGCGCCACTAGAGAAACTTTGA
- a CDS encoding NUDIX hydrolase yields MFKSKDSKKKVDKVKTSKFEAVGRIAHKAASPFMKFYLRDTHVRVRVVIINDHKEVLLVRSWFSHQNWSLPGGGIKITESPVEAGVREVYEETGLRIAVDHLQDLGTFKNPNPQAGYTVACFKVDIPKRPPKIAHHRRLEMLDVAWFDLDTLPKNRAPSVDLALDLASK; encoded by the coding sequence ATGTTTAAAAGCAAAGACTCCAAAAAGAAAGTCGACAAAGTAAAAACCAGTAAATTCGAAGCTGTTGGCCGCATCGCTCACAAGGCGGCATCCCCATTCATGAAGTTCTATTTGCGCGATACACATGTTCGTGTGCGCGTTGTAATTATCAACGATCACAAAGAGGTTTTGTTGGTTCGTAGCTGGTTTAGTCATCAAAATTGGAGCTTACCAGGTGGCGGAATTAAGATTACAGAATCACCAGTAGAAGCCGGCGTGCGCGAGGTCTACGAAGAAACTGGTCTGCGGATAGCAGTGGATCATTTGCAAGATTTGGGAACGTTTAAAAATCCAAATCCGCAAGCTGGTTATACCGTCGCATGTTTTAAAGTTGACATTCCAAAGCGGCCGCCAAAAATCGCGCACCATCGCCGCCTAGAGATGTTGGATGTGGCATGGTTTGATCTTGATACATTGCCAAAGAACCGCGCACCATCTGTAGACTTAGCTCTTGATTTGGCTAGTAAATAG
- a CDS encoding ubiquitin-like domain-containing protein, producing the protein MRIIEFTKFKSFWWAAALFMVLLAGVFALNSGKTHAENERVITIYHDGAEQTIVTDAPNVEEALKRSGISLGTSDFVEPALNTQFEAPAYNINIYRARPILIEDGGQKHYVSSPFSSPEKIAEAAGLKLHDEDIAELTRSNDLVGDGVGLKLTIHRATHVVLVLYGMQKDVYTQSATVGAFLQEKGIKLGAEDGTSSSLQTLITADFKIEVWRNGVQTITEEQEVKFATETIRDTSKPVGFKEVKEPGKNGKKLVTYEVELRNGVELSRKEIQSVVTEESKKQVEVIGVQLGFTGAFQEALAKLRSCEAGGNYDRNSGNGYYGAYQYDISTWANWQGYARPDLAPAEVQDAKAYETYMRRGWQPWPSCTSKLGLQDIYR; encoded by the coding sequence ATGCGAATTATTGAGTTTACAAAATTCAAGAGTTTTTGGTGGGCTGCAGCACTTTTTATGGTGCTTTTGGCAGGCGTATTTGCATTGAATTCTGGTAAAACCCATGCCGAAAACGAGCGTGTTATTACTATTTATCATGACGGCGCAGAACAAACGATCGTAACAGATGCTCCAAACGTAGAAGAGGCTCTAAAACGGAGTGGAATTTCACTTGGAACTAGCGATTTTGTTGAACCGGCATTAAACACGCAGTTTGAAGCACCTGCTTACAATATAAATATTTACCGTGCTCGGCCTATATTAATAGAAGATGGCGGCCAAAAACATTACGTTAGTAGCCCATTTTCTAGCCCCGAAAAAATCGCTGAGGCAGCCGGACTTAAATTACACGATGAAGACATAGCCGAGCTTACCCGAAGCAACGATTTAGTTGGTGATGGCGTTGGTCTAAAATTAACTATCCATCGTGCCACGCATGTTGTTTTAGTACTCTATGGCATGCAAAAAGATGTATATACTCAGTCGGCAACTGTGGGTGCGTTCTTGCAAGAAAAAGGCATAAAGCTTGGCGCCGAAGATGGAACTAGCTCTAGCCTACAGACCCTAATTACGGCCGACTTTAAAATAGAAGTTTGGCGTAATGGGGTGCAAACTATAACCGAAGAACAAGAGGTTAAATTTGCTACCGAGACAATCCGCGACACAAGCAAGCCAGTTGGATTTAAAGAAGTTAAAGAGCCGGGCAAAAATGGTAAAAAACTCGTCACATACGAAGTTGAACTACGTAACGGTGTCGAGCTAAGCCGAAAAGAAATTCAAAGCGTAGTGACCGAGGAGTCTAAAAAACAGGTAGAGGTTATTGGTGTCCAGCTTGGATTCACTGGCGCTTTCCAGGAAGCCCTTGCAAAACTTCGTTCTTGTGAGGCTGGCGGTAACTATGATCGTAATAGTGGAAACGGCTACTACGGCGCATATCAGTACGACATCTCTACTTGGGCTAATTGGCAAGGCTACGCACGCCCCGATCTTGCGCCGGCCGAGGTTCAGGATGCTAAGGCGTACGAGACTTATATGAGACGCGGTTGGCAGCCATGGCCATCGTGCACCTCTAAACTTGGTTTACAAGATATTTATCGTTAG
- a CDS encoding PPC domain-containing DNA-binding protein, with protein sequence MTYKYDGFNYVIRLNKDERLSEALKEFLQKTEVDGAWILGIGGAQEATLGFYSLKTKQYNWRTFSDLMEVTSLQGNIAVDEDGEPVFHMHGTFAGEDFNSFGGHVKDLIVGGTLEIFVHRTDDMPLSRKHDTEVGLDLLDL encoded by the coding sequence ATGACTTATAAATACGATGGTTTTAATTACGTTATTCGCTTAAATAAAGATGAGCGTTTGAGTGAAGCTCTTAAGGAGTTTTTGCAAAAAACCGAGGTTGATGGCGCTTGGATTTTAGGTATTGGTGGTGCTCAAGAGGCGACATTAGGCTTTTACAGTTTAAAAACTAAGCAGTACAACTGGCGAACATTTAGTGACTTAATGGAAGTCACTAGCTTACAGGGTAATATAGCAGTTGACGAGGATGGCGAACCGGTTTTTCATATGCACGGGACTTTCGCTGGCGAAGACTTCAATAGCTTTGGTGGCCATGTTAAAGATTTGATTGTGGGCGGGACTCTGGAAATTTTTGTTCATCGAACCGATGACATGCCTCTGAGCCGCAAGCACGATACTGAGGTTGGCTTGGATTTATTGGACTTGTAA
- a CDS encoding L-threonylcarbamoyladenylate synthase produces the protein MNVVNLDQAAQLLKSGKIGVIPTDTVYGLVALAANELAVARIYKVKNRVNKPGPTIAASVDQLRDLGLLESDLIKAAKFWPNPISIVLKPGANLAYLSQGLPDLPFRVVANTKTSEFLQKTGALATTSANAPGEPAAENLQQAVDYFGDAVDFYVDGGEISNALPSTIIGFDGENVKIYREGAVTKQKIESLKNANS, from the coding sequence ATGAATGTAGTTAATCTTGATCAGGCTGCCCAGCTGTTAAAAAGCGGTAAAATTGGAGTTATCCCAACCGATACTGTCTATGGACTAGTTGCTCTAGCGGCAAACGAACTGGCGGTTGCGCGAATTTACAAGGTAAAAAATCGTGTTAACAAACCCGGCCCCACAATTGCAGCTAGTGTTGATCAGTTGCGCGACCTAGGTTTGCTTGAGTCTGATCTTATAAAAGCTGCTAAATTTTGGCCCAATCCAATTAGTATTGTTTTAAAGCCTGGTGCAAACTTGGCTTATTTAAGTCAGGGCTTGCCAGATTTACCGTTTAGGGTAGTCGCCAATACAAAAACTAGCGAATTTTTGCAAAAAACTGGTGCTCTAGCCACTACAAGTGCCAATGCGCCAGGCGAACCAGCCGCCGAAAATTTGCAACAAGCAGTAGACTATTTTGGTGATGCAGTTGATTTTTATGTAGATGGCGGTGAAATTAGTAACGCTTTGCCGTCGACAATCATTGGATTTGATGGTGAAAATGTTAAAATTTATCGAGAAGGCGCTGTAACTAAACAAAAAATAGAAAGTTTAAAAAATGCCAACTCCTAA
- the rsmA gene encoding 16S rRNA (adenine(1518)-N(6)/adenine(1519)-N(6))-dimethyltransferase RsmA, giving the protein MPTPKKSLGQHWLFDSKSLGAICDAAEITPDDTILEIGPGLGPLTIELTQRAKNVIAVEFDEQLARELPSRVPAANLKVIHEDILKFNLNNLPQNYKVVANVPYYITSSLVRYLLESKNPPKTTVMLIQKEVAERICAKPGDMSILAISAQLYAETDLGVLVTADKFDPPPKVDSQVVILNKREKPLFKDLDVKKFFRIVRAGFGEKRKTLRNSLSGGLQLDKTKVETLLDKSGIAQTTRAQQLSLEDWHKLYIGL; this is encoded by the coding sequence ATGCCAACTCCTAAAAAATCCCTGGGCCAACACTGGCTTTTCGACAGTAAGAGTCTAGGCGCAATTTGCGACGCAGCTGAGATTACTCCAGATGACACAATTTTAGAAATTGGCCCGGGTCTGGGGCCGCTTACAATAGAACTTACTCAGCGTGCAAAAAACGTTATAGCCGTGGAATTTGATGAACAATTAGCTCGCGAGTTACCGTCTCGGGTGCCGGCTGCTAACTTAAAAGTGATTCACGAAGATATTTTAAAGTTCAATTTAAATAATTTGCCTCAAAACTACAAGGTTGTGGCGAATGTGCCTTATTACATCACTAGCAGTCTAGTTCGATATTTATTAGAATCTAAAAATCCGCCAAAAACTACTGTAATGTTAATTCAAAAAGAAGTGGCAGAGCGAATCTGTGCTAAACCCGGAGACATGAGTATTTTAGCGATTAGCGCTCAGCTTTATGCTGAAACTGATTTGGGGGTTTTGGTCACGGCCGATAAATTTGATCCACCGCCAAAAGTGGATTCTCAGGTGGTAATTTTGAATAAACGCGAAAAACCACTGTTTAAAGATCTGGATGTTAAAAAGTTTTTTAGAATCGTTCGTGCTGGTTTTGGCGAAAAACGAAAAACGCTCCGCAACAGTTTAAGCGGGGGGTTGCAGCTTGATAAAACCAAAGTAGAAACGTTGTTAGATAAGTCTGGGATTGCGCAAACGACGCGAGCACAGCAACTTAGTCTAGAAGATTGGCATAAACTCTACATTGGGTTGTAG
- a CDS encoding BldC family transcriptional regulator: MPRELIDPDDQLLTSGEVAALFRVDPKTVPRWVKAGRLSSKRTPGGHHRFRVGDIRALMAGVADDEGETDISGNDARQDEQGEDVSS, translated from the coding sequence GTGCCACGCGAACTGATCGATCCAGACGACCAGCTACTCACCTCAGGGGAGGTTGCAGCATTATTCCGGGTTGATCCGAAAACCGTGCCCAGATGGGTAAAGGCAGGAAGACTTAGCTCAAAAAGAACTCCGGGTGGACACCACCGTTTCCGAGTTGGTGATATTCGAGCCCTGATGGCCGGAGTTGCCGATGACGAGGGTGAGACCGATATCTCTGGCAATGATGCCAGGCAGGATGAACAGGGAGAAGATGTAAGCAGCTAA
- a CDS encoding ABC-F family ATP-binding cassette domain-containing protein, producing the protein MIASVKITEKSFGATQLYKNLNFSIQKGEKLAIIGRNGVGKSTLFNIMDGKDGDFVGDLIYKKGIKIATTRQEHHDVDDLTAVAYILQELPEYSRLKHIIETYPAHMGDNEAKITKFTEALERFGELGFYHVEDEVRTTLADYQIGDKADMPLKTLSGGQRRFVELVKLTHARADLLLIDEPTNHMDYIAKERFIKWFKNAPQAVVVISHDRDILQTVDQIIELTDGLSLKFVGNYDAYLRQNATTTVSQLNDYETALRTIENLNKQIQSVRAKKASTSKTPNPFIPLERRLVKERDELKVNLQKPNFWVDQESLAGMQDKVSERYHKYKAKNISLNTKSILASKANYLVSALDLSLGYSEPLFTDVNFTISPGDRLEIRGRNGAGKSTIINAIMEFAAGNIPETLKAGEIKVDKKCKIGRYEQEISGKLLDLNLVQAIEQIYRDFGLSITDQEIMRLMSNYLFDPQLDKEKEVSKLSGGQKARLQLIRLFANNPDLLILDEPTNHLDLPSIEELENALLKFGGAILYVSHDSYFTKKLAGQVVKIGR; encoded by the coding sequence ATGATTGCATCTGTAAAAATAACCGAAAAATCTTTTGGGGCAACCCAACTTTATAAAAACTTAAACTTTAGTATTCAAAAAGGCGAAAAGCTGGCGATTATTGGCCGCAACGGAGTGGGCAAGTCTACGCTTTTTAATATAATGGACGGCAAAGATGGCGATTTTGTTGGAGATTTAATTTACAAAAAAGGCATAAAAATTGCCACGACTCGCCAAGAGCATCACGATGTGGATGATTTAACGGCGGTGGCATATATTTTGCAGGAATTGCCAGAATACTCGCGCCTAAAACATATAATCGAAACTTATCCGGCGCACATGGGCGACAATGAAGCGAAAATCACTAAATTTACTGAGGCGCTTGAACGTTTTGGCGAACTCGGTTTTTATCACGTAGAAGATGAAGTACGCACAACCTTGGCGGATTACCAGATTGGCGATAAAGCCGACATGCCACTTAAAACTCTTTCGGGCGGTCAGCGCCGTTTTGTGGAGTTGGTAAAACTTACGCACGCACGCGCCGATCTGTTATTGATCGACGAGCCAACCAACCACATGGACTACATTGCAAAAGAGCGTTTTATAAAATGGTTTAAAAACGCGCCTCAAGCCGTGGTTGTAATTTCGCACGATCGCGATATTTTGCAAACTGTGGATCAGATCATCGAGTTAACAGACGGCCTATCGTTAAAATTTGTAGGTAACTATGACGCTTATTTGCGTCAAAATGCGACCACAACGGTTAGCCAGCTTAACGATTACGAAACCGCTCTTAGAACAATCGAGAATTTAAACAAGCAAATTCAATCGGTTCGTGCCAAAAAAGCTAGCACAAGTAAAACGCCAAACCCATTCATACCGTTAGAGCGACGTTTGGTTAAGGAACGTGACGAACTAAAAGTTAATTTGCAAAAGCCTAATTTTTGGGTTGATCAAGAATCGCTTGCAGGCATGCAGGATAAAGTTAGCGAGAGGTACCATAAATATAAAGCTAAAAATATTTCGCTTAACACAAAATCAATTTTGGCGAGCAAAGCAAATTATTTGGTCAGCGCTCTTGATCTTTCGCTGGGTTACAGCGAACCGCTTTTTACGGATGTAAACTTTACGATTTCGCCTGGTGATCGATTAGAGATTAGAGGACGCAATGGTGCCGGTAAATCCACGATTATTAATGCAATTATGGAGTTTGCGGCTGGCAATATCCCTGAAACTCTTAAAGCCGGTGAAATAAAAGTTGATAAAAAATGTAAGATCGGCCGCTATGAACAAGAAATTAGCGGGAAGTTGCTTGATTTAAATTTGGTTCAGGCGATCGAACAGATTTATCGCGACTTTGGATTGAGTATAACTGATCAAGAGATCATGCGACTAATGAGTAACTATTTGTTCGATCCGCAGCTCGATAAAGAAAAAGAAGTTTCTAAACTCTCGGGCGGTCAAAAAGCGCGGCTGCAGCTGATTAGGTTGTTTGCAAATAACCCAGATTTGCTAATTTTGGACGAGCCGACCAACCATTTAGATTTACCGAGTATCGAGGAATTAGAAAACGCCCTGTTAAAATTCGGTGGCGCGATCTTGTATGTCTCGCACGATAGTTATTTTACAAAAAAATTGGCTGGGCAAGTTGTGAAAATCGGCAGGTAA
- the metG gene encoding methionine--tRNA ligase: protein MNKFYITTAIPYVNAAPHIGHGLDFTLADVLARFHRQLGADVFFEVGVDEHGTKIAQKAHEFGKTPQQYVDEIVPLWQDFYKKLNITPTGFIRTTSPEHEKASQLIWTQLAKYIYRGKYEGWYCVGCESFVTDQQAAENNGVCPDHQKPYERLSEENYYFKLSAFGEQLRQGIVAGEVKIVPSFRKHEILNLIEKGLQDISISRPKTQLAWGIPVPGDDTQVMYVWFEAVLNYLSVLGYPNADNFKKFWPADVWVGGKDILRFHGAILPAMLIGLDLPLPKTLLVHGHVLAGNTKMSKTLGNVVSPIEVIDTYGADAFRYFFLRHIPTVDDGDFTWEKFENAYNNELGNELGNLVQRVASMINRYQNGVIGALPPSKHDTKAFYDEVNEFRFDRALDAIWVMVRNLNIYLEEVKPWQLAKNPEQADHLQEVLAYSAASLIQIADLLLPFLPTTAEAIKHVFEGGQVTPYQGVLFPKIYKHTVDPRAQQPAK, encoded by the coding sequence GTGAATAAATTCTATATTACAACCGCAATTCCATATGTTAACGCCGCGCCACACATTGGGCATGGACTTGATTTTACTTTGGCGGATGTTCTAGCCAGATTCCATCGTCAGCTTGGTGCAGACGTGTTTTTTGAAGTAGGTGTGGATGAACATGGCACGAAAATTGCTCAAAAAGCGCATGAATTCGGCAAAACCCCACAGCAGTATGTGGACGAAATCGTTCCGCTTTGGCAGGATTTTTATAAAAAATTAAACATAACACCGACCGGGTTTATTCGTACAACCAGCCCCGAACACGAGAAAGCTTCTCAGTTAATTTGGACGCAACTGGCTAAGTATATTTATAGAGGTAAGTACGAAGGCTGGTACTGCGTTGGCTGTGAAAGTTTTGTAACAGATCAGCAAGCGGCCGAGAACAACGGTGTTTGCCCAGATCACCAAAAGCCATACGAGCGACTAAGCGAGGAAAACTATTATTTTAAACTCAGTGCATTTGGCGAGCAACTTCGCCAAGGTATAGTTGCCGGTGAAGTTAAAATTGTACCAAGCTTTAGAAAGCACGAAATTTTAAACTTAATCGAAAAAGGTCTACAAGATATTAGTATTAGTCGTCCAAAAACGCAGCTAGCCTGGGGAATACCAGTGCCGGGTGATGACACCCAGGTAATGTACGTATGGTTCGAGGCCGTACTGAATTATCTGTCGGTTTTAGGTTACCCGAATGCTGACAACTTTAAGAAGTTCTGGCCAGCTGATGTTTGGGTGGGCGGAAAGGACATCTTGCGGTTCCATGGTGCGATTTTGCCTGCAATGCTAATTGGGCTGGATTTACCATTGCCAAAAACCTTGTTGGTACACGGTCACGTTTTAGCAGGTAATACTAAAATGAGCAAAACTTTAGGCAACGTAGTAAGTCCGATCGAGGTAATCGATACTTACGGGGCTGACGCTTTTAGGTATTTCTTTTTGCGCCATATCCCAACAGTTGACGATGGCGATTTTACGTGGGAAAAATTTGAAAACGCCTACAATAACGAGCTAGGTAACGAACTTGGTAACTTGGTGCAACGCGTTGCAAGTATGATCAACAGATATCAAAATGGTGTGATTGGAGCATTACCGCCGTCCAAGCACGACACCAAGGCATTTTATGATGAGGTGAACGAGTTCAGATTTGATCGAGCGTTAGACGCAATCTGGGTAATGGTTCGCAATTTGAACATCTACTTAGAGGAAGTTAAGCCTTGGCAACTCGCAAAAAACCCTGAACAGGCGGATCATCTTCAAGAAGTTTTGGCATACTCTGCTGCTAGTTTGATTCAGATTGCAGATTTGTTACTACCGTTTTTGCCAACGACCGCCGAGGCAATTAAGCATGTGTTCGAAGGCGGGCAGGTTACTCCATATCAAGGTGTTTTATTTCCTAAGATTTACAAACATACAGTTGATCCGCGAGCTCAACAACCGGCAAAATAA